In Streptomyces violaceusniger Tu 4113, one DNA window encodes the following:
- a CDS encoding TetR/AcrR family transcriptional regulator encodes MIGQDRGVPISPLRRQPVQRRSAERLGRILDACAELLDEISYEELSTRAVAERANVPIGSVYRFFSNKRAMAEALAHRNLDEYAARIARRLAASEPGSDAGPDGGGGWREAMDVVVDEYLAMKRGAPGFALVEFGNPVPATAQPRQPNHLVADRLRMLLTDRLASGAPGGVGDNGGDEAAEERLRVSFLVAVETADALLRLAFRVDPEGDPAIVAETKELLRAYLARVLD; translated from the coding sequence ATGATCGGGCAGGATAGGGGCGTGCCCATATCGCCCCTCCGCCGCCAGCCGGTCCAACGCCGCAGCGCCGAGCGCCTCGGCCGGATTCTCGACGCGTGTGCCGAGCTGCTCGACGAGATCAGCTACGAAGAGCTGAGCACCCGGGCCGTCGCCGAGCGCGCCAATGTCCCCATCGGCTCGGTCTACCGCTTCTTCTCCAACAAGCGGGCGATGGCCGAGGCGCTGGCCCACCGCAATCTGGACGAGTACGCGGCGCGGATCGCCCGGCGGCTGGCCGCGTCGGAGCCCGGGTCGGACGCCGGGCCGGACGGGGGTGGCGGCTGGCGGGAGGCGATGGACGTCGTCGTCGACGAGTATCTGGCGATGAAGCGCGGGGCGCCCGGGTTCGCGCTCGTCGAGTTCGGGAATCCGGTCCCGGCCACCGCGCAGCCGCGGCAGCCCAACCATCTGGTCGCCGACCGGCTGCGGATGCTGCTCACCGACCGGCTCGCGAGCGGCGCCCCCGGCGGGGTCGGTGACAACGGCGGGGACGAGGCGGCCGAGGAGCGGCTGCGGGTGTCCTTCCTGGTCGCGGTCGAGACGGCGGACGCGCTGCTGCGGCTGGCGTTCCGGGTGGACCCGGAGGGCGATCCGGCGATCGTGGCGGAGACGAAGGAGCTGCTGCGCGCCTATCTGGCCCGGGTCCTGGACTGA
- the hmgA gene encoding homogentisate 1,2-dioxygenase, producing the protein MGDGTGIEQGIEQARKTAEGLEYASGFGNEHSSEAVPGALPIGRNSPQRAPLGLYAEQLSGTAFTEPRATNRRSWLYRIRPSAAHPPFTRIAGGALRGAPFTEAVPDPNRLRWDPLPEPPEGTDFLSGLWTLGGNGDATQRAGMAIHLYAANAPMTDRVFGDADGELLIVPERGGLLLRTEFGLLRAEPGHVALIPRGVRFRVEPLEPSVRGYVCENYGRPFTLPDLGPIGANGLANPRDFLAPVAAYEDVERPVEVVNKFCGNLWAATYDHSPLDVVAWHGNHVPYVYDLRRFNVLGTISYDHPDPSIFTVLTSPSDTPGLAGVDFVVFAPRWLVGEDTFRPPYFHRNVMSEYMGLIEGAYDAKTGGAGGFVPGGGSLHNMMSAHGPDHETFERASAAELAPHRLDDGLAFMFETRWPVTATRQALEADHLQGRYDDVWQGLERHFRP; encoded by the coding sequence ATGGGCGATGGCACGGGCATCGAGCAGGGGATCGAGCAGGCGCGGAAGACGGCCGAAGGGCTGGAGTACGCCTCCGGCTTCGGCAACGAACACAGCAGCGAGGCCGTGCCCGGCGCACTGCCCATCGGCCGCAACTCCCCCCAGCGCGCCCCTCTCGGGCTCTACGCGGAGCAGCTCAGCGGCACCGCGTTCACCGAGCCGCGCGCCACCAACCGGCGCTCCTGGCTGTACCGCATCCGGCCGTCCGCCGCGCATCCGCCGTTCACCCGGATCGCGGGCGGCGCGCTGCGCGGCGCGCCCTTCACCGAGGCCGTGCCCGACCCCAACCGGCTGCGCTGGGATCCGCTGCCGGAGCCGCCGGAGGGCACCGACTTCCTCAGCGGGCTGTGGACGCTGGGCGGCAACGGCGACGCCACCCAGCGCGCGGGAATGGCCATCCACCTCTACGCCGCCAACGCGCCCATGACCGACCGGGTGTTCGGCGACGCGGACGGCGAGCTGCTGATCGTCCCCGAGCGGGGCGGGCTGCTGCTGCGCACCGAGTTCGGCCTGCTGCGCGCCGAGCCGGGGCATGTCGCGCTGATCCCGCGCGGGGTGCGGTTCCGGGTGGAGCCGCTGGAGCCGTCCGTGCGCGGCTATGTGTGCGAGAACTACGGCCGCCCCTTCACGCTGCCCGACCTCGGCCCGATCGGCGCCAACGGGCTGGCGAACCCCCGCGACTTCCTCGCCCCGGTCGCCGCGTACGAGGACGTGGAGCGCCCGGTGGAGGTGGTCAACAAGTTCTGCGGCAACCTGTGGGCCGCCACGTACGACCACTCGCCGCTGGACGTGGTCGCCTGGCACGGCAACCATGTGCCGTACGTGTACGACCTGCGCCGGTTCAATGTGCTCGGCACCATCAGCTACGACCACCCGGACCCCTCCATCTTCACGGTGCTCACCTCGCCCTCCGACACCCCCGGGCTCGCGGGCGTGGACTTCGTGGTCTTCGCCCCGCGCTGGCTGGTCGGGGAGGACACCTTCCGGCCGCCGTACTTCCACCGCAATGTGATGAGCGAGTACATGGGGCTGATCGAGGGCGCGTACGACGCGAAGACCGGCGGCGCGGGGGGCTTCGTACCGGGCGGTGGCTCGCTGCACAACATGATGTCCGCGCACGGCCCGGACCATGAGACCTTCGAACGGGCGAGCGCGGCCGAGCTGGCGCCGCACCGGCTGGACGACGGGCTGGCCTTCATGTTCGAGACCCGCTGGCCGGTCACGGCCACCCGGCAGGCGCTGGAGGCGGACCATCTCCAGGGGCGCTATGACGACGTATGGCAGGGTCTGGAACGCCATTTCCGCCCCTGA
- a CDS encoding GntR family transcriptional regulator, producing the protein MTTFAPDSLALNRKLPLWYQVSQSLRASILGRAPHDPLRLPTEDRLAEHYGVSVLTMRQALKELETEGLISRHRRRGTFIEPSARRAAPVRLLGSVDAIVAQQSGERTTVLEHGPAPVPAELAEYFPGLDETTAYRRLRRDGHSGEPTNWAENLVHPELADRIDLADLARWPMTKVLRDAVGVRISRITDTVEARLADPETSRLLQVPLLSPILHYTGVTYDESGRVVDVARIHYRGDRFSFSVTVEAD; encoded by the coding sequence GTGACCACCTTCGCCCCCGACTCCCTCGCCCTCAACCGCAAATTGCCGCTCTGGTACCAGGTCTCGCAGTCGCTGCGGGCCTCGATACTCGGGCGGGCCCCGCACGATCCGCTCCGGCTGCCGACCGAGGACCGGCTCGCCGAGCACTACGGGGTCAGCGTGCTCACCATGCGGCAGGCGCTCAAGGAGCTGGAGACGGAGGGGCTCATCAGCCGCCACCGCCGCCGCGGCACCTTCATCGAGCCGAGCGCGCGGCGCGCCGCGCCGGTGCGGCTGCTGGGGTCGGTGGACGCGATCGTGGCCCAGCAGTCGGGTGAGCGGACGACGGTGCTGGAGCACGGCCCGGCGCCGGTGCCGGCGGAGCTCGCCGAGTACTTCCCCGGCCTGGACGAGACGACCGCCTACCGCCGACTGCGCCGCGACGGCCACAGCGGCGAGCCCACCAACTGGGCGGAGAACCTCGTCCACCCCGAGCTGGCCGACCGCATCGACCTCGCGGACCTCGCCCGGTGGCCGATGACGAAGGTGCTGCGGGACGCGGTGGGGGTGCGGATCAGCCGGATCACGGACACGGTGGAGGCCCGCCTCGCCGACCCCGAGACCTCCCGCCTGCTGCAGGTCCCGCTGCTCAGCCCGATCCTGCACTACACGGGCGTGACCTACGACGAGAGCGGCCGCGTGGTGGACGTGGCCCGCATCCACTACCGGGGCGACCGCTTCTCCTTCTCGGTCACGGTCGAGGCGGACTAG
- a CDS encoding type ISP restriction/modification enzyme: protein MPSVGEREAPLLRDLMPWAVRPLRLGRAWVMAPDAAPLQARWERLTGAGDEAGRAALFRPTRARTLHSSVPQLPGQPTSTARLAREDGPCPEPVRIAHGPFDQLWLIPDHRLLDAARPELWRVADDRQIHVIEAAGPDPDPVLGFSALLPDGHSPAGRPGRIRPLYRRPGGQEPNLAPGLLDHLATRLGRPVAAEDFLGWTAATARGAPCAVPLTADPELWESGVELGRRALWLHTRGAHSGERPRMPGGQRPYVRAALPSSGLPDSLDYDPDEEALLLGEGRISPVPRAAWEFQAGGVRVLETWFEQRTAAREPGTLEAIGPAGWPPAWTSELLELITVLALLAELRPELRALADRLADGTLIDAAELREAGVLPVPGAARRPASVLDHHEEGPEGQFALL, encoded by the coding sequence ATGCCGAGCGTGGGAGAACGTGAGGCGCCGCTGCTGCGGGATCTGATGCCGTGGGCCGTACGGCCACTGCGGCTCGGCCGGGCCTGGGTCATGGCGCCGGACGCCGCCCCGCTCCAGGCGCGCTGGGAGCGGCTGACGGGGGCCGGGGACGAGGCCGGGCGGGCCGCGCTGTTCCGGCCGACCCGCGCCCGTACGCTGCACAGCTCCGTACCGCAGTTGCCCGGCCAGCCCACCTCCACCGCCCGGCTGGCACGCGAGGACGGGCCGTGTCCCGAGCCGGTGCGGATCGCGCACGGGCCCTTCGACCAGCTCTGGCTGATACCTGATCACCGACTGCTCGACGCCGCCCGCCCCGAGCTGTGGCGGGTGGCGGACGACCGGCAGATCCATGTCATCGAGGCCGCCGGACCGGACCCGGACCCGGTGCTCGGCTTCTCCGCGCTGCTGCCGGACGGCCACTCCCCCGCGGGCCGCCCCGGCCGTATCCGTCCGCTCTACCGCCGCCCCGGCGGGCAGGAGCCCAATCTCGCGCCGGGGCTGCTGGACCACCTCGCCACGCGGCTCGGCCGCCCGGTGGCCGCCGAGGATTTCCTCGGCTGGACCGCCGCCACGGCGCGCGGCGCCCCATGCGCCGTACCCCTGACCGCCGACCCCGAGCTGTGGGAGTCGGGCGTGGAGCTGGGCCGCCGTGCGCTCTGGCTCCATACGCGCGGGGCGCACAGTGGCGAACGCCCGCGCATGCCAGGGGGCCAGCGCCCCTACGTTCGTGCCGCGCTTCCGTCGAGCGGACTGCCGGACTCCCTGGACTACGACCCGGACGAGGAGGCCCTGCTGCTGGGCGAGGGCCGTATCTCGCCGGTGCCACGGGCGGCATGGGAGTTCCAGGCGGGCGGGGTGCGGGTACTGGAGACGTGGTTCGAGCAGCGCACCGCCGCGCGGGAGCCGGGCACGCTGGAGGCGATCGGCCCGGCGGGCTGGCCGCCCGCGTGGACCTCGGAGCTGCTGGAGCTGATCACCGTGCTGGCGCTGCTCGCCGAGCTGCGCCCGGAGCTGCGGGCCCTCGCCGACCGGCTGGCGGACGGCACGCTGATCGACGCGGCGGAGCTGCGGGAGGCGGGGGTACTGCCGGTGCCCGGAGCGGCCCGGCGCCCGGCGTCCGTACTGGACCACCATGAGGAGGGCCCGGAGGGGCAGTTCGCCCTCCTCTGA
- a CDS encoding DUF4331 domain-containing protein codes for MTAITKSLAALVSCALAAGGLTAAGVAVLQPGTAQASSHREAPLISGQPEYDATDVYAFVSPDKPDTTTMVVNALPFQDPAGGPNFYKFAHDARYDLHVDNNGDGQGDLLFRWTFKDHVKNGDTFLYNTGPVNSLEDATLNFTQTYDLEVIKLKHQKAVARAKLGSDLPVAPSNVGKASMPDYQKLRDQAVRKIGYSGGSTAFAGQSDDPFFADLRVFDLLYGGDMSEVGNDTLKGYNVQSMSLQVPTSALTESKDQPVIGVWATTHRQTSDGDWTQVSRLGSPLVNEVVIPRKDKDKFNASAPWDDGQFLKFVQEPELPKLVEQIYKIKAPDTPRDDLVQAFLTGVPKLNQPPNVRPAEELRLNTSIPPTGSPKRLGVLDGDNAGFPNGRRLSDDVLDIALQAMEGELLGKKNDLGDAVDENDQKFGGSFPYLALPSSGSDAKAVQKSAGQSLLNGGSGIGSSSDDNMVLAGSAAAGGGAVLLLGLGFLWMRSRRRAPRMRRH; via the coding sequence ATGACCGCAATCACCAAGAGCTTGGCCGCGCTGGTCAGCTGTGCACTGGCCGCCGGCGGGCTCACGGCCGCCGGTGTGGCCGTACTGCAGCCCGGGACGGCGCAGGCTTCGAGCCACCGCGAGGCGCCGCTGATCTCCGGTCAGCCGGAGTACGACGCCACGGACGTCTACGCGTTCGTCAGCCCGGACAAGCCGGACACGACCACCATGGTCGTCAACGCGCTGCCGTTCCAGGACCCGGCGGGCGGGCCCAACTTCTACAAGTTCGCCCATGACGCCCGCTACGACCTGCATGTCGACAACAATGGCGACGGCCAGGGCGATCTGCTGTTCCGGTGGACCTTCAAGGACCACGTCAAGAACGGCGACACGTTCCTCTACAACACCGGCCCGGTCAACTCGCTCGAGGACGCGACCCTCAACTTCACCCAGACCTACGACCTCGAAGTCATCAAGCTGAAGCATCAGAAGGCCGTCGCCCGCGCCAAGCTCGGCAGCGATCTGCCGGTCGCCCCGTCGAACGTCGGCAAGGCGTCCATGCCCGACTACCAGAAGCTCCGCGACCAGGCGGTGCGGAAGATCGGCTACAGCGGGGGCTCGACCGCCTTCGCCGGTCAGTCCGACGACCCGTTCTTCGCCGATCTGCGCGTCTTCGACCTGCTGTACGGCGGCGACATGTCCGAGGTCGGCAACGACACCCTCAAGGGCTACAACGTCCAGTCGATGTCCCTTCAGGTGCCGACATCGGCGCTGACCGAGTCCAAGGACCAGCCGGTGATCGGCGTATGGGCCACCACCCACCGCCAGACGTCCGACGGCGACTGGACGCAGGTCTCCCGGCTCGGCAGCCCGCTGGTCAACGAGGTGGTCATCCCGCGCAAGGACAAGGACAAGTTCAACGCCTCCGCGCCGTGGGACGACGGGCAGTTCCTGAAGTTCGTCCAGGAACCCGAACTCCCCAAGCTGGTCGAGCAGATCTACAAGATCAAGGCGCCGGACACCCCGCGTGACGACCTGGTGCAGGCGTTCCTCACCGGTGTGCCCAAGCTCAACCAGCCGCCGAACGTCCGCCCGGCCGAGGAGCTCCGGCTCAACACCTCCATCCCGCCCACGGGCAGCCCCAAGCGGCTGGGTGTCCTGGACGGTGACAACGCGGGCTTCCCCAACGGCCGCAGGCTCTCCGACGACGTCCTGGACATCGCGCTGCAGGCCATGGAGGGCGAGCTGCTCGGCAAGAAGAACGACCTGGGCGACGCGGTGGACGAGAACGACCAGAAGTTCGGCGGCTCCTTCCCGTATCTGGCGCTGCCCAGCTCCGGTTCGGACGCCAAGGCCGTCCAGAAGAGCGCCGGGCAGTCGCTGCTGAACGGCGGTTCGGGCATCGGCTCCTCCTCCGACGACAACATGGTGCTGGCCGGGTCCGCGGCGGCCGGTGGCGGGGCCGTGCTGCTGCTGGGCCTCGGATTCCTCTGGATGCGGTCGCGCCGGCGGGCTCCCCGCATGCGCCGGCACTGA
- a CDS encoding tetratricopeptide repeat protein, with protein MALRPFLPHTARTAAVVFALAAGLTATSVVIGASDGSGGSGGSGGGQDAARGVRPAAARYEQLSGDGLARQIGAMQTHLRGEPKDAESWAGLGSAYVEQARTSGDPTRYPQAEKAFARSLSLQPRDNDVALAGRASLAAARHDFRGALRDADQALKVNSYSQGALAVRVDALVELGRYQDAYKAAKKADSLRPGIPVFTRLGYVLELRGDPAGARRVLLRAQDSATSPSDIAYVSAALGQLAWNQGEYDTARRAYSTALRAVPGYLPALEGRGRTSVADGRQKAGIRDLEAVVRRYPLPAELAALGEAYEARGDRSLARRQYSVVGTWITLARANGVATDLDSALVAADHGEVKEALEAARAEWDRRRTVHTADALAWALHRNGEDEKAREYAERAAGPGFRNAAFLYHRGVIEKSLGDDKAARRHLKAALDLNPGFSPTGARAAKAALKALGGAR; from the coding sequence ATGGCTCTTCGGCCATTCCTTCCCCATACGGCCCGGACCGCGGCCGTGGTGTTCGCGCTCGCGGCCGGGCTGACCGCCACTTCGGTCGTGATCGGCGCCTCGGACGGGTCGGGCGGGTCGGGCGGGTCCGGCGGCGGCCAGGACGCCGCCCGCGGGGTGCGCCCGGCCGCCGCGCGCTACGAGCAGCTCAGCGGCGACGGCCTGGCCCGGCAGATCGGCGCCATGCAGACCCATCTGCGCGGCGAGCCGAAGGACGCGGAGAGCTGGGCCGGGCTCGGCTCGGCCTATGTCGAACAGGCCAGGACCAGCGGCGACCCCACCCGCTATCCGCAGGCGGAGAAGGCGTTCGCCCGGTCCCTGTCCCTCCAGCCGCGCGACAACGACGTGGCGCTCGCCGGGCGCGCCTCGCTCGCCGCCGCCCGCCATGACTTCCGGGGCGCGCTGCGCGACGCCGACCAGGCCCTGAAGGTGAACTCCTACAGCCAGGGGGCGCTGGCCGTCCGGGTGGACGCCCTCGTCGAGCTGGGCCGCTACCAGGACGCGTACAAGGCCGCCAAGAAGGCCGACTCGCTGCGCCCCGGCATCCCCGTCTTCACCCGCCTCGGCTACGTCCTCGAGCTGCGCGGCGACCCGGCCGGGGCGCGCCGGGTGCTGCTGCGCGCGCAGGACTCCGCGACCTCGCCCAGCGATATCGCCTACGTCTCGGCGGCGCTCGGCCAACTCGCCTGGAACCAGGGCGAGTACGACACCGCGCGGCGCGCCTACTCCACCGCGCTGCGCGCCGTGCCCGGCTATCTCCCGGCGCTGGAGGGCCGCGGCCGCACCTCGGTCGCGGACGGCCGCCAGAAGGCGGGGATCCGCGATCTGGAGGCGGTCGTACGGCGCTATCCGCTGCCCGCGGAGCTCGCGGCGCTGGGCGAGGCGTACGAGGCGCGGGGCGACCGCTCCCTGGCGCGCCGGCAGTACTCGGTGGTCGGCACCTGGATCACGCTCGCACGGGCCAACGGTGTGGCGACCGACCTGGACAGCGCGCTGGTGGCGGCCGACCACGGCGAGGTGAAGGAGGCGCTGGAGGCGGCCCGCGCCGAGTGGGACCGGCGGCGGACCGTGCACACCGCCGACGCGCTGGCCTGGGCCCTGCACCGCAACGGCGAGGACGAGAAGGCCCGGGAGTACGCCGAGCGCGCCGCGGGGCCCGGCTTCCGCAACGCGGCGTTCCTCTACCACCGGGGCGTCATCGAGAAGTCCCTCGGCGACGACAAGGCGGCGCGCCGCCACCTGAAGGCAGCGCTCGACCTCAACCCGGGCTTCTCCCCGACCGGCGCGCGGGCGGCGAAGGCGGCGCTGAAGGCGCTGGGGGGTGCCCGATGA
- a CDS encoding nickel transporter — protein sequence MTFPHPAPSRAGDRPPAPGETRSTPPKRRTRWRLTAAGVLMAAVALVVLPTGSAEAHPLGNFTVNRYDGLVVTPGTLRVDHVEDLAEIPSAQAKPEIDRDGDDTLSGRELGAWAARRCASAAEGARLTVDGRRVPVRDGRAQARRRPGQAGLPTLRVECGLTAALGHAERAKVAYRPQDIGTGPGWREVTAQGDRMTLTDADAPKTSASHRLTRYPAGQLSSPPDQRSAALRVTAGGPALAATVESGRDDAIGSSVLPRGADRWTQALTSMVARHDITLGFALTAFATAVLLGAMHALAPGHGKTMMAAAAAAGGRSALRDVLALGASVTVTHTLGVFALGLLVTAGSAAAPSVISWLGIASGVLVAVAGAGLLRKALRRHRQARAQHHGHDHGHDHAHGHAHGDAHDHDHDHAHGHAHTHAHDHGDGHTHTHEVRPTLRGTLLLGFAGGMVPSPSAVIVLVGAAALGQAWFGFVLVVAYGIGLALTLTLAGFAAVRLGVRATERLAARKASGGRIDRLLGAVRRASPVGTAAVVLALGCGLVLRGAATTLG from the coding sequence ATGACCTTTCCGCACCCCGCCCCGTCCCGAGCCGGGGACCGGCCCCCGGCCCCCGGCGAAACCCGGAGCACGCCCCCGAAGCGGCGCACCCGTTGGCGGCTGACGGCGGCCGGTGTGCTGATGGCGGCCGTCGCGCTGGTGGTACTCCCCACCGGCAGCGCCGAGGCGCACCCGCTCGGCAACTTCACCGTCAACCGTTACGACGGGCTGGTGGTCACCCCCGGGACGCTGCGGGTCGACCATGTCGAGGACCTCGCCGAGATCCCCTCCGCGCAGGCGAAGCCGGAGATCGACCGTGACGGCGACGACACGCTGTCCGGGCGGGAGTTGGGCGCATGGGCGGCGCGGCGGTGCGCGAGCGCGGCGGAGGGGGCGCGGCTGACCGTCGACGGGCGCCGGGTGCCCGTACGCGACGGGCGCGCCCAGGCGCGCCGGCGCCCCGGCCAGGCCGGGCTGCCGACGCTGCGGGTGGAGTGCGGGCTGACGGCCGCCCTGGGGCACGCCGAACGGGCGAAGGTCGCGTATCGCCCACAGGACATCGGTACGGGCCCCGGCTGGCGGGAGGTGACGGCCCAGGGCGACCGTATGACGCTCACCGACGCCGACGCCCCCAAGACCTCGGCCTCCCACCGGCTCACCCGCTATCCGGCGGGGCAGCTCTCCTCGCCGCCCGATCAGCGGTCGGCCGCGCTGCGCGTCACAGCGGGCGGCCCCGCGCTCGCCGCCACGGTGGAGTCCGGCCGGGACGACGCGATCGGCTCGTCGGTGCTGCCGCGCGGTGCGGACCGCTGGACGCAGGCGCTCACCTCCATGGTGGCGCGCCATGACATCACCCTCGGCTTCGCCCTTACGGCCTTCGCCACCGCCGTACTGCTGGGCGCGATGCACGCCCTGGCCCCCGGCCACGGCAAGACGATGATGGCGGCGGCGGCCGCGGCGGGCGGGCGCAGCGCGCTGCGCGATGTGCTGGCGCTGGGCGCGTCGGTGACGGTCACGCACACCTTGGGGGTGTTCGCGCTGGGGCTGCTGGTCACGGCGGGTTCGGCGGCGGCCCCGTCGGTGATCTCATGGCTGGGCATCGCGAGCGGCGTACTGGTGGCGGTGGCCGGGGCGGGGCTGCTGCGCAAGGCGCTGCGCCGCCACCGGCAGGCGCGCGCCCAGCACCACGGCCACGATCACGGTCATGACCACGCGCACGGCCATGCACACGGCGATGCACACGACCACGACCACGACCACGCACACGGTCACGCGCATACGCACGCGCATGACCACGGCGACGGTCACACCCACACCCATGAGGTGCGGCCCACTCTGCGCGGCACGCTGCTGCTCGGCTTCGCCGGGGGCATGGTGCCCAGCCCCTCCGCCGTCATCGTGCTCGTCGGCGCGGCCGCGCTGGGCCAGGCGTGGTTCGGCTTCGTCCTGGTGGTGGCGTACGGGATCGGGCTGGCGCTGACGCTCACGCTGGCCGGGTTCGCCGCGGTGCGCCTGGGCGTGCGGGCCACGGAGCGGCTGGCGGCCCGTAAGGCGTCGGGGGGCCGGATCGACCGGCTGCTGGGGGCGGTGCGCCGCGCCTCGCCCGTCGGAACCGCCGCCGTGGTGCTCGCGCTGGGGTGTGGACTGGTGCTGAGGGGGGCGGCGACCACGCTCGGCTGA
- a CDS encoding SGNH/GDSL hydrolase family protein, translating into MKLSRLTATMGAFVVGAVLALTGAGAAHATENSAGPAYVALGDSYSSGLGSGSYDSSSGSCKRSSKAYPALWAAAHAPSSFNFAACSGAKTGDVLNNQLGPLGSGTGLVSISIGGNDAGFADIMTTCALQSESTCINAVNSAKTFVQNTLPGKLDQVYNAISAKAPSAHVVVLGYPRFYKLSGSCIVGLSETERAAINSGADLLNSVTAKRAADHGFSFGDVTTTFTGHEICSGDAWLNSVTFPIDESYHPTPAGQSGGYLPVFSSAA; encoded by the coding sequence ATGAAACTGTCCAGACTCACGGCGACGATGGGTGCGTTCGTCGTCGGTGCCGTCCTCGCCCTCACCGGGGCCGGCGCAGCCCATGCCACCGAGAACAGCGCGGGCCCCGCCTATGTGGCGCTGGGCGACTCCTACTCATCCGGCCTCGGCTCGGGCAGCTACGACAGCTCCAGCGGCAGTTGTAAGCGCAGCAGCAAGGCGTACCCCGCGCTCTGGGCCGCCGCGCACGCCCCCTCGAGCTTCAACTTCGCCGCCTGCTCCGGCGCCAAGACCGGCGATGTGCTGAACAACCAGCTCGGCCCGCTGGGCTCCGGCACCGGTCTCGTCTCCATCTCCATCGGCGGCAACGACGCCGGCTTCGCCGACATCATGACCACCTGCGCTCTGCAGTCCGAGTCCACCTGCATCAACGCGGTCAACAGCGCCAAGACGTTCGTCCAGAACACCCTGCCCGGCAAGCTGGACCAGGTCTACAACGCCATCAGCGCCAAGGCCCCCTCCGCGCATGTCGTCGTCCTCGGCTACCCGCGGTTCTACAAGCTGAGCGGCTCCTGCATCGTGGGGCTCAGCGAGACCGAGCGCGCCGCGATCAACAGCGGTGCCGATCTGCTCAACTCCGTCACCGCCAAGCGCGCCGCCGACCACGGCTTCAGCTTCGGCGACGTCACCACGACCTTCACCGGACATGAGATCTGCTCCGGCGACGCCTGGCTGAACAGCGTCACCTTCCCCATCGACGAGTCCTACCACCCCACCCCCGCCGGCCAGTCCGGTGGCTACCTCCCGGTCTTCAGCTCGGCCGCCTGA
- a CDS encoding GNAT family N-acetyltransferase has translation MEIGVYRPGELTAADRAVWTAMQSQAHLLGAPELANPFLSSEFTLAVGHCRRGVRIAVVREEGEPVAFFPFQRTRLGVGRAIGLGLSDAQGLVHRPGFQWDARELLRACSLAVWEFDHLVEGQKPFAVGARGSFPSPVIDVERGYEAYLARLRDRSPRFTRTTLAKERKLGRDVGEVRYVHDERDPAVLRTLIGWKSAQYRRTGRSDRFARPWIIRLVEQLFHTRGASCQGLLSVLYAGGRPVAAHFGLCSERVLACWFPAYDPAFAKYSPGLVLHLRMAEGAAAQGVDYLDLGRGEKEYKDSLKTRDLSVSEGWVTRRHPVALGHRARRAPVRALRNTVVSRPEFFGPADRVLKGMGSLRKRNPQG, from the coding sequence GTGGAGATCGGTGTGTACCGCCCGGGGGAGCTGACCGCGGCCGACCGGGCGGTGTGGACGGCCATGCAGTCACAGGCGCATCTGCTGGGCGCGCCGGAGCTGGCGAACCCCTTTCTGTCATCCGAGTTCACGCTGGCCGTCGGCCACTGCAGACGCGGGGTGCGGATCGCGGTGGTCCGCGAGGAGGGGGAACCGGTGGCCTTCTTCCCCTTTCAGCGGACCCGGCTCGGGGTGGGGCGGGCGATCGGTCTCGGCCTCTCGGACGCCCAGGGCCTGGTGCACCGGCCCGGGTTCCAGTGGGACGCCCGGGAGCTGCTGCGCGCATGCTCCCTGGCCGTCTGGGAGTTCGACCATCTGGTGGAGGGGCAGAAGCCGTTCGCGGTGGGGGCCCGTGGTTCCTTCCCCTCCCCCGTGATCGATGTGGAGCGGGGCTATGAGGCGTATCTGGCCCGGCTGCGCGACCGGTCGCCGAGGTTCACCCGCACCACGCTGGCCAAGGAGCGCAAGCTGGGCCGGGACGTGGGCGAGGTGCGCTATGTGCACGACGAGCGCGATCCGGCCGTGCTGCGCACCCTGATCGGCTGGAAGTCCGCGCAGTACCGCAGGACCGGGCGCAGCGACCGGTTCGCCCGGCCGTGGATCATCCGGCTGGTGGAGCAGCTCTTCCACACCCGCGGCGCCTCCTGCCAGGGGCTGCTGTCGGTGCTGTACGCGGGCGGCCGGCCGGTCGCCGCGCACTTCGGGCTGTGCTCGGAGCGGGTGCTCGCCTGCTGGTTTCCGGCCTACGACCCGGCATTTGCCAAATACTCGCCCGGACTTGTGCTGCATCTGCGCATGGCGGAAGGGGCCGCCGCGCAGGGTGTGGACTATCTCGATCTCGGGCGCGGTGAGAAGGAATACAAGGACTCCCTGAAAACACGCGATCTCAGCGTGTCGGAGGGGTGGGTGACGCGCCGCCATCCGGTGGCGCTCGGTCACCGGGCACGGCGCGCCCCGGTGCGCGCACTGCGCAATACCGTGGTTTCCCGGCCGGAGTTCTTCGGGCCGGCCGACCGGGTACTCAAAGGTATGGGCAGCCTTCGGAAAAGGAACCCACAAGGCTGA